The following are encoded together in the Brassica napus cultivar Da-Ae chromosome A9, Da-Ae, whole genome shotgun sequence genome:
- the LOC106368675 gene encoding E3 ubiquitin-protein ligase ORTHRUS 2-like: protein MDRGGEIQLPCDADDVCMRCKSKIPSEECLTCSTCVTPWHVSCLRSPPATLASTQSWECPDCSGDVDPAPASGLNPNSSSLVAAIRAIEADASLNEAQKAKKRQQLVSGKAVEEEDEEKEKKEEQQSDDFLVSLRKNVSCSICLQLPERPVTTPCGHNFCLKCFQKWVAGKRKPTCGTCRASIPKKMKDNPRINSVLVSAIRLAMVSKSTTVSTAKTYQFIRNVDRPEKAFTTERAKKTGKANACSGRIYVTVPSDHFGPILAGNDPDRNQGVLVGESWEDRQECRQWGAHFPHVAGIGGQSSYGAQSVALSGGYKDDEDHGEWFLYTGSGGRDLTGNKRTNKDQAFDQQFTKSNAALRLSCKMGYPVRVVRSHKEKRSAYAPAEKSVRYDGVYRIEKCWRKVGIQGKRVCRYLFVRCDNEPAPWTSDEHGDRPRPLPSIPELKKATDMFVRTESPSWDFDESDGRWKWMKSPPASRKAIAALDPAARKAMKGGGNKRDKFLKEFGCQICRKVMSSPVTTPCAHNFCKECLTGKFAGITQVRQRSRGGRTLRAQKNVMKCPCCPNDISDFLQNPQVNRELMDVIEEVKKKKELEERQDEGTSENSAEGGNTGSEEEEEDQEEEEEEEEEEEEEEDEDEEEESEVHVSEDEPAAKKIKLSA from the exons ATGGATCGTGGTGGTGAAATTCAACTCCCTTGCGACGCCGATGACGTGTGCATGCGATGCAAATCCAAAATCCCGTCGGAAGAGTGCCTCACGTGCAGCACGTGCGTCACCCCTTGGCACGTGTCGTGCCTCCGATCCCCTCCCGCGACCCTCGCCTCCACCCAGTCGTGGGAGTGTCCCGACTGCTCCGGCGACGTCGATCCCGCCCCTGCTTCCGGCTTAAACCCTAACTCCTCGAGCCTAGTGGCCGCGATCCGCGCGATCGAGGCCGACGCGTCTCTGAACGAGGCGCAGAAAGCCAAGAAGAGGCAGCAGCTGGTGAGCGGCAAAGCCGTTGAGGAGGAGGatgaagagaaggagaagaaagaggAACAACAGTCAGATGACTTTCTCGTTTCCCTTCGAAAGAACGTCAGCTGCTCTATATGCCTCCAGCTTCCTGAGAGGCCCGTCACG ACACCGTGCGGCCACAATTTCTGCCTAAAGTGTTTTCAGAAATGGGTGGCTGGCAAGAGGAAGCCTACATGCGGGACGTGTCGAGCTTCGATACCTAAGAAGATGAAGGATAACCCTAGAATCAACTCTGTTCTCGTCTCTGCTATCCGTCTAGCCATGGTTTCCAAATCGACAACTGTGTCAACTGCGAAGACTTACCAGTTCATTAGGAATGTTGACCGGCCTGAGAAGGCGTTTACCACCGAGAGGGCTAAGAAGACCGGGAAGGCTAATGCTTGTAGTGGGAGGATTTATGTGACTGTGCCGTCTGATCATTTCGGTCCTATTCTGGCGGGGAATGATCCGGATAGAAACCAAGGTGTTTTGGTTGGGGAGTCTTGGGAGGATAGGCAGGAGTGTAGGCAGTGGGGAGCTCACTTCCCGCATGTTGCTGGGATTGGTGGACAGTCGAGTTATGGAGCTCAGTCTGTGGCGCTCTCTGGGGGTTACAAGGATGATGAGGATCATGGTGAATGGTTTCTCTACACTGGAAG TGGAGGAAGAGATCTGACGGGGAACAAGAGAACCAACAAAGATCAGGCGTTTGATCAGCAGTTTACAAAGTCAAATGCAGCTCTGAGGCTTAGTTGCAAAATGGGATATCCTGTGAGAGTTGTCAG GTCTCACAAGGAGAAGCGTTCTGCTTATGCCCCTGCGGAGAAAAGTGTGAGATATGATGGAGTTTACAGGATTGAGAAGTGCTGGCGAAAAGTTGGAATACAG GGCAAAAGGGTCTGTCGTTACCTTTTCGTCAGGTGTGACAACGAACCAGCTCCATGGACCAG TGATGAGCATGGTGATCGTCCAAGACCTTTGCCTTCAATCCCAGAGCTCAAGAAGGCCACCGATATGTTTGTGAGAACGGAAAGCCCATCATGGGATTTTGAT GAATCTGATGGTCGTTGGAAGTGGATGAAGTCTCCACCTGCTAGCAGAAAGGCAATTGCTGCTTTGGATCCTGCAGCGAGGAAAGCCATGAAAGGTGGAGGAAACAAAAGGGACAAATTTCTCAAAG AATTTGGCTGCCAAATCTGTCGGAAAGTGATGAGCTCTCCTGTGACAACGCCTTGCGCTCACAACTTCTGCAAGGAGTGCCTAACTGGGAAATTTGCTGGGATAACTCAAGTGAGGCAGAGAAGCAGAGGTGGGCGCACTCTACGTGCACAGAAGAACGTCATGAAATGCCCTTGCTGCCCAAATGACATTTCTGACTTCCTGCAGAACCCACAG GTGAATAGGGAATTGATGGATGTGATAGaggaggtgaagaagaagaaagagttgGAGGAGCGACAAGATGAAGGAACCTCTGAAAATTCCGCTGAAGGAGGAAACACAGGatctgaagaagaggaagaagaccaagaggaagaagaagaggaagaagaagaggaagaggaagaggaagacgaagacgaggaagaagaatctGAAGTTCATGTGTCTGAAGATGAGCCAGCAGCCAAGAAGATAAAACTCTCAGCTTAA